GGGATCATCGGTGAATTGGACCATGCTCCAACTTACCTTGGGTACAGCAAATGCAGGAGCAATAGGGAAGTCGATAGGGGCAACGGCAGCATCAGCAAATGCTAGGGATAGGAGAACAGAACAGCTACTTAGGGTCTACACTTTAAGTAAACGAAACAATCCTGCAACTACACAAACCAGGTCAGTCTGACCCTGAATGCGGCTCATCAGTTTAACCTTAACGGTAGTAGAGAATTAAGGTCCAAGTTCATTTTGAGACCCAGGAAAAGCCATTGTCCCAAGTGTCTATTCTTTACAAACACCCTGTGCCACAGCATTCTTGTAACCTCAGTCTGGGTTGTGTTGCGCATGTATTTaagtggatatatatatatgtgtgtgtgtgtgcgtgtgtgtgagtgtgtgtgtgtgtgtatttctaagAGCCTTACAGACGATCCTGGCCAGTGGAGTGACGTTGAGTCTCTTTACTGCGTCTGCAGTCATGAGTACCAGAGCAGCCGCACCGTCATTCAGCGTGCTGGCATTGGCTGCAGTTACTGTGCCTGGAATGACAACGACCAATCAGAATGAACCTGTGAATCTCCGCACAGAGAAAGCCCTGTCTTCAATACACACATCAACTGAGGTTTACGTCTCGGGGCCTTATGCCAATAGTACCTTTATTTGTGTTGTTCTCATCACTTAATATTCTCTTCAACGTGCAAAGCACCGATTCAGGGatgtttttctccatatttacCGTTCTCTTTCTGGAACACAGCCCTCAGCTTGGCGACTTTGCTGAAGTCCACGCGCCTCCACTCCTCATCCTCTGACACAACAACGTCCGGCTTGCCTGTTGGTGAACAGGTGGTACGTGCTTCTAACCACAGGGATTCCAACCAGGGAAAAAAGATAGAACTATCCGTGTTTACCTCTCTGGGGGATGCTGACGGGTACAATCTCTCTGGCGAGCACCCCAGCTTCCCACGCTGCTTTGCTGCGGGTGTAGGAGCTGATGGCATAGGCGTCCTGCTCCTCCCGGGTGATCTGGCTGTTCTTGGCTGTGTTTTCGGCACAGTTTCCCTACAGCAAACGAACAGAATGGTACTGTTTCTTCATAGACCGGTGGACCTATTTCTCCACTACACCGCCACACAAAGACAGAGCAGTACCATGTGGAACTTGTTGTAGACATCGGTGAGGCCGTCCTTCACAATGATGTCCTCCACCTTCAAGCCTCCGTAGGATGGGGTGTCTCTCCCCATCACGTAAGGGACGTTTGACATGCTTTCCATACCGCCGGCCACCATCACATCCTGACACCCAGGATACAGCACAGATCCAGTTAGTCAAATAATTTCATCATCTTCTATCAGACACAATTTGACATTAGATAAATGTAGGGGTAACAGAAAGGGAAAGGGTTAAACAAACAAGTGCAATTGGCCAGTTTCGATTCTGTTCACCACAACCATAATCTGATATGTTAGTTAGGAAAAGTGATtgtgagtaaaaaaaataaaaacttcaGGTTTCTGATCTCTGTATTAGATTTGTATTTGTACGTTACCTGGTGTCCACACATGAGACTTTGAGCAGCCAGCATGACAGACTTCATCCCTGAGGCACAGACTTTGTTGATGGTTGTTGCTGGAGTGGAGAGGCTTAACCCTGGAAGGCCAAATTGTGCATAGGACCGGTTACAGTATCAGTGACACAGAGCAAGTGTAAGCGGTTatctgtgtgcgagtgtgtggaaGGTTTCTCTGATTTGACCTGCTCCCAGTAAGGCTTGTCTGGTGGGGGCttgtccctcccctgcctgcaaTACATTGCCCATGTACacttccttcacctcctctgctGGTATACCTAAACACAGACAGCATCCCATCAGGTCCCTGCACACACCTAGCTTCATCAAGCATGAAGATGAACCATCCTACTTAGGTTAGATTTGCAGCATTTGTAGTTATGCCATTGTAAAAGGGCATAACTACAACTGTCAGTGAATCATTTACAGAATTTCAACAATCAGATTCATTTCAAATAATTCTGCTTTCTTTGTTTCAGTTCCGTTCCTACCTGCTTTTTCGACAGCTCCTTTGATGGCAATGGAGCCCAGCTTGGTGGCAGCTACTGCTGACAGGCTTCCTCTGAAGGACCCCATTGGGGTGCGGACCGCACTAACGATGAACACTTCCTGTGATGGAGCATCAAGGTTTGTATACTATTCATTTGCTTTTTGTCAAGGTAACCACCAGTTCAACAAAACTATACAAAACAATGGGACTTCATTATCTCTATTGCTGTTGTAGACTTACATTTAGTGAAGGGCGAGATGAGTAGGTCCTTGAAAGGTACTTTTGAGTCTGTAAGGGCAGAGGGTATTAGACCGTGTTTGATAACATAACGGCACGCTCAAGCAGTGTTGGAAATATGCAAAATCAAGGTAGCTATGTGCATTAAATGAGGGCATTTTGTGCATTAACATTTGTTTAGAGTTTTGACTTAACATTAAACTAAACTCATATGCTGTTGA
This window of the Osmerus mordax isolate fOsmMor3 chromosome 19, fOsmMor3.pri, whole genome shotgun sequence genome carries:
- the acat1 gene encoding acetyl-CoA acetyltransferase, mitochondrial, with amino-acid sequence MSSSGLLTMRTQFCKHLTQKYLSRTYSSRPSLNEVFIVSAVRTPMGSFRGSLSAVAATKLGSIAIKGAVEKAGIPAEEVKEVYMGNVLQAGEGQAPTRQALLGAGLSLSTPATTINKVCASGMKSVMLAAQSLMCGHQDVMVAGGMESMSNVPYVMGRDTPSYGGLKVEDIIVKDGLTDVYNKFHMGNCAENTAKNSQITREEQDAYAISSYTRSKAAWEAGVLAREIVPVSIPQRGKPDVVVSEDEEWRRVDFSKVAKLRAVFQKENGTVTAANASTLNDGAAALVLMTADAVKRLNVTPLARIVSFADAAVAPIDFPIAPAFAVPKVLEAGGVKKEDITMWEINEAFSVVVLANIKMLDIDPAKVNVNGGAVSLGHPIGMSGTRIVGHMVHHLEAGQYGLAGICNGGGGASSILIQKL